From the Spirochaetales bacterium genome, the window CGGAAAGTATCTTTCAGGCAACGGAAAGTATCTTTCAGGCAACGGAAAGTATCTTTCAGGCAACGGAAAGTATCTTTCAGGCAACGGCGGCCGCCATGACGGATACATCGCTATACATTGAGCTGAACATGGAAGAAAACCGGATTATTTCATTACAGCGCGTTCTCAATATCAGCATATTACAGCAGTTTCTCGACGAATTCGAACTGTTGACCGGACTGTCCTCGACCCTTGTCGATGAGCGGGGAAAGATGATTACCGCGCCGCGGGGTTCGCGTGAGTTCTGTCTGATCCTGGGAAAATCGTCCATGCGCAGGTGCTGCAGGGAATCCGACCGGGAGGGCTGCGCGAAGGCAGCGGCCCTCAAACGCCCTTATATCTATCAATGTCATGCCGGCCTCATCGATATCGTTATCCCGATTATTATCCGCGACAGGTACGTGGGCGCCATTCTTACCGGGCAGACCAGAGTCGGGGAAATGAACATGGACCGGTTCGACCGCTTCATCGGGCTTCCCGAAGTCAACGACAAGAAAGATATCCTTCTCGATGCGTTCCACCGGCTTCCGGTAAAAGATATGAAAACGATCGAAGCGGGTTCGGAAATGCTTTTCAATATCGTCAACTACATCGTCGACATCGAGATGGAAAATGTCGAACTGAAACGAAAATCGAAAGGCGGCGGCAGGTCCCGGCAGG encodes:
- a CDS encoding PocR ligand-binding domain-containing protein — encoded protein: ESIFQATESIFQATESIFQATESIFQATAAAMTDTSLYIELNMEENRIISLQRVLNISILQQFLDEFELLTGLSSTLVDERGKMITAPRGSREFCLILGKSSMRRCCRESDREGCAKAAALKRPYIYQCHAGLIDIVIPIIIRDRYVGAILTGQTRVGEMNMDRFDRFIGLPEVNDKKDILLDAFHRLPVKDMKTIEAGSEMLFNIVNYIVDIEMENVELKRKSKGGGRSRQEIVEEAKEYIHSHFDQEIKLADIARTACVSDYYMSHMFKDETGISFIDYVTSVRIEKAKNLLRNTSLDIIDIAFRVGYNDSNYFSHVFRKKEGLSPTGYRRKKTHITPYFDSDVRE